From Salvia splendens isolate huo1 chromosome 3, SspV2, whole genome shotgun sequence, a single genomic window includes:
- the LOC121793800 gene encoding non-specific lipid transfer protein GPI-anchored 1-like, with translation MAMKRSAKLAAAILCLAVVAAGGAETLAEKCAAEFQKVTQCLPFVTAKAKAPSKDCCNSVTELKDTDPACLCYIIEQVHNGSNPAIKSMGVQESLLLQLPSACKLANASITECPKLLNLPPNSPDAAIFTNASTSATATPVATPGTSSPTTTTPNKGDWQKPQVAGCVTVATAMIILWMRPF, from the exons atgGCGATGAAAAGGAGCGCTAAGTTGGCCGCCGCCATCCTCTGCTTGGCAGTGGTGGCGGCCGGAGGAGCGGAAACGCTAGCTGAGAAGTGCGCAGCGGAGTtccagaaggtgacgcagtgcCTGCCGTTCGTGACGGCGAAGGCGAAGGCGCCGAGTAAGGACTGCTGCAACTCGGTGACGGAGCTGAAGGACACAGATCCGGCGTGCCTGTGCTACATCATAGAGCAGGTGCACAACGGATCCAACCCCGCCATCAAGAGCATGGGCGTGCAGGAGTCGCTCTTGCTGCAGCTCCCCTCCGCTTGTAAGCTCGCTAATGCCAGCATCACTGAATGCCCTA AGCTTCTAAACCTGCCTCCAAACTCCCCTGACGCCGCCATCTTCACCAACGCCTCCACGAGCGCGACTGCGACACCGGTGGCAACACCAGGAACGTCCTCGCCAACGACAACGACACCCAATAAGGGGGATTGGCAGAAACCTCAAGTGGCAGGATGCGTGACAGTGGCGACGGCGATGATCATCTTGTGGATGAGGCCATTTTAA